From the genome of Spinacia oleracea cultivar Varoflay chromosome 2, BTI_SOV_V1, whole genome shotgun sequence, one region includes:
- the LOC130467279 gene encoding protein ACCELERATED CELL DEATH 6-like — MRCYQVAQDILGRLDKKSWSKYLTDSSDGRTVLHLAPSCTDQNFGRWLAEEAAEFITKPDKCGKTPLHEAFSIGAAWFIEAILVKHPANSSFYPNSHLPWIKACEKGHVLAIRTFVDYDPGKFGDVCIDHMDSPLHHIHLPNLMGCEEFLNFPRMKDLINVQDFHHGETPLHKAIRNEDILLAEALLNMDKIKYNIKDHENVTSIELLEQLCEQQPKWDAMCQRIGLDPRIKTSYFQRKTNLLDVRNSLFVVAALLATITFTAGFTLPGGLNQDT; from the exons ATGAGATGCTATCAGGTAGCCCAAGATATTTTGGGTAGATTAGATAAGAAAAGTTGGTCCAAATACCTTACGGATTCCTCTGATGGCCGGACTGTCTTGCATCTCGCTCCAAGTTGCACAG ACCAAAATTTTGGTAGATGGCTAGCAGAAGAAGCAGCAGAGTTTATCACAAAACCAGACAAGTGTGGAAAAACACCTCTACATGAAGCGTTTAGTATTGGGGCAGCATGGTTTATAGAAGCTATTCTTGTAAAACATCCTGCTAATTCATCGTTTTACCCTAATTCACACTTGCCTTGGATCAAAGCATGTGAGAAAGGTCATGTCTTAGCTATCCGTACATTCGTAGACTATGATCCTGGAAAGTTTGGAGATGTTTGTATTGATCACATGGATTCGCCTTTGCATCATATACATCTCCCCAACTTAATGGGTTGCGAAGAGTTTCTCAATTTTCCACGCATGAAGGATCTAATCAATGTTCAAGATTTTCATCATGGGGAAACACCTTTACACAAAGCAATACGAAACGAAGACATACTATTGGCGGAAGCGTTACTCAACATGGATAAGATCAAGTATAACATCAAGGATCATGAGAATGTAACTTCCATAGAATTGCTGGAACAACTATGTGAACAACAACCTAAATGG GATGCAATGTGCCAAAGAATTGGACTTGATCCAAGGATTAAAACGTCATACTTTCAACGTAAGACAAATTTGTTAGATgtgcgaaattcactattcgTGGTGGCGGCTTTACTAGCCACTATAACATTCACTGCTGGATTTACTCTTCCTGGTGGATTGAATCAAGACACATGA